Proteins from one Impatiens glandulifera chromosome 2, dImpGla2.1, whole genome shotgun sequence genomic window:
- the LOC124928058 gene encoding E3 ubiquitin-protein ligase RNF185-like produces the protein MANGSGESTSRTPRGFSVSNNSGDNNNDAGNFECNICLDLAQDPIVTLCGHLFCWPCLYKWLHIHSHSQECPVCKALVEEQKLVPLYGRGNNSTDPRSKSIPGINIPNRPSGQRPETAPPPQPNNFQQNGYGFNGGLGGFNPMTSARFGNFTLSAAFGGLFPSLFNMQVNGFPDPSMYGTAAGFPYGYPNQFNGYQYQQHHHHHHHRLQQPRGGQQADNYLKMLFIAIGVFVILTLIWN, from the coding sequence ATGGCCAATGGATCCGGAGAATCAACAAGCAGAACACCTCGAGGTTTTTCTGTATCAAACAACAGTGGCGACAACAACAACGATGCTGGTAATTTCGAGTGCAACATTTGCCTTGATTTAGCGCAAGACCCAATTGTAACACTATGTGGTCACCTCTTTTGCTGGCCATGCCTCTACAAATGGCTCCACATCCATTCCCATTCTCAAGAATGTCCCGTTTGTAAAGCTTTAGTCGAAGAACAAAAACTAGTACCTTTATACGGACGAGGGAACAACTCAACCGACCCAAGATCAAAATCAATCCCGGGAATCAACATCCCAAATCGTCCATCAGGACAAAGACCTGAAACAGCTCCTCCTCCCCAACCTAACAATTTTCAACAAAATGGATATGGTTTTAACGGTGGGCTAGGAGGATTTAATCCGATGACATCAGCAAGATTCGGTAATTTTACTCTCTCGGCTGCGTTTGGTGGTCTTTTCCCGTCGTTGTTTAACATGCAGGTTAATGGATTTCCCGATCCTTCAATGTATGGAACTGCTGCTGGTTTTCCTTACGGTTATCCTAATCAGTTTAATGGATATCAATATCAACAACACcatcatcaccatcatcatcgtcttcaacaaCCTCGAGGTGGACAGCAAGCAGATAATTACTTGAAGATGCTGTTTATCGCTATTGGGGTATTTGTGATTCTTACTTTAATTTGGAATTAg